The Vibrio navarrensis genome has a segment encoding these proteins:
- a CDS encoding SDR family oxidoreductase: MNVVIFGATSAIAEEIAKCYVSKAEHIILLARNEDKLEMIANDLKVRGANAVSTLYFSALEYTQHIELVNEVFSMADKIDVCVIAHGSLPSQEACQNDVEITLKEIAINGTSVISLLTLLANRFEKQGSGSIVVISSVAGDRGRQSNYVYGAAKGMVSTFLQGLAQRLSKNDVHILDIKPGFVDTPMTELFVKGILWSKPSQVAKTIVKRIDCRSRRNYVPGFWQLIMFVIKVIPQSIFNKIKL; encoded by the coding sequence ATGAATGTAGTCATTTTTGGTGCGACATCTGCTATTGCAGAAGAAATTGCAAAGTGTTATGTCTCAAAAGCAGAACATATTATATTGCTCGCGAGAAATGAAGATAAGCTTGAAATGATAGCCAATGATCTTAAGGTTAGAGGAGCAAATGCGGTTAGTACATTATATTTCTCTGCATTAGAATACACTCAACATATTGAATTGGTAAATGAAGTATTTAGCATGGCTGATAAAATAGATGTTTGTGTGATCGCACATGGTAGTCTACCTAGCCAAGAAGCTTGTCAAAATGATGTTGAAATAACTTTAAAGGAAATTGCAATTAATGGAACGAGTGTCATTTCGTTGCTAACGCTTTTAGCGAATAGGTTTGAAAAGCAAGGTTCCGGAAGTATTGTCGTGATATCTAGTGTTGCAGGTGACAGGGGGCGTCAATCGAATTATGTGTATGGTGCTGCAAAAGGAATGGTATCTACATTTCTTCAGGGGTTGGCTCAGCGTTTGAGTAAAAATGATGTACATATACTTGATATTAAACCTGGTTTTGTTGATACGCCTATGACGGAATTATTCGTAAAAGGTATATTGTGGTCCAAACCAAGTCAAGTTGCTAAAACTATCGTCAAACGTATAGATTGTCGTTCTAGACGAAACTATGTTCCTGGTTTTTGGCAACTAATTATGTTTGTTATTAAAGTCATCCCACAGAGTATTTTTAATAAGATTAAATTATGA